A window of the Microbacterium sp. AZCO genome harbors these coding sequences:
- a CDS encoding sugar phosphate isomerase/epimerase produces the protein MRLGLYNAILHDRSLPDALEVIASVGLTGIELNTGGFLPAAHVPTFDDILESDTARDDFLGVFEGTGVEIAGLNCNGNPLHPTPAIGDKHAEDVRRSIRLAERLGQHRVVTMSGLPGGEPGATRVNWIVNAWNSAALDVLDYQWDIAADFWRETDRLAADHGVKVALELHPQNLVFNSADVHKLIELTGATNVGVELDASHLFWQQMDPIAVARHLGELIFHAAAKDVRINPQWAQLNGVLDNSFRRLSPDEARTNLGGDEWANEWPKQSAWDFVALGKGHDVAYWTEFLRALHDIDPDMCVNIEHEDVELGRVEGVRVAADVLIAADRALEESLVS, from the coding sequence ATGCGACTCGGCCTGTACAACGCCATCCTTCACGACCGCTCGCTGCCCGACGCCCTCGAGGTCATCGCCTCGGTCGGACTGACCGGCATCGAGCTCAACACCGGCGGCTTCCTGCCCGCCGCGCATGTTCCGACGTTCGACGACATCCTCGAAAGCGACACCGCGCGGGACGACTTCCTCGGCGTCTTCGAGGGCACGGGCGTCGAGATCGCCGGCCTGAACTGCAACGGCAACCCGCTGCACCCCACGCCGGCGATCGGCGACAAGCACGCCGAGGATGTGCGCCGGTCGATCCGCCTCGCCGAGCGCCTGGGCCAGCACCGCGTCGTGACGATGTCCGGACTTCCCGGCGGCGAACCGGGCGCGACGCGGGTCAACTGGATCGTCAACGCGTGGAACTCCGCCGCGCTCGACGTGCTCGACTACCAGTGGGACATCGCCGCCGACTTCTGGCGCGAGACCGATCGGCTCGCGGCCGATCACGGCGTCAAGGTCGCGCTCGAGCTGCACCCCCAGAACCTCGTCTTCAACTCCGCGGACGTTCACAAGCTCATCGAGCTCACCGGCGCCACGAACGTGGGCGTGGAGCTCGACGCGTCGCACCTGTTCTGGCAGCAGATGGACCCGATCGCCGTCGCTCGCCATCTCGGCGAGCTGATCTTCCACGCCGCCGCGAAGGACGTGCGAATCAATCCGCAATGGGCGCAGCTCAACGGCGTCCTCGACAACTCCTTCCGGCGGCTGTCGCCGGACGAGGCGCGCACGAACCTCGGCGGCGACGAGTGGGCCAACGAATGGCCGAAGCAGTCCGCGTGGGACTTCGTCGCGCTCGGCAAGGGGCATGACGTCGCGTATTGGACCGAGTTCCTCCGCGCCTTGCACGACATCGACCCCGACATGTGCGTCAACATCGAGCACGAAGACGTCGAACTCGGCCGTGTCGAAGGCGTCCGCGTCGCCGCCGACGTGCTCATCGCCGCCGACCGCGCGCTCGAGGAGTCGCTCGTCTCATGA
- a CDS encoding Gfo/Idh/MocA family oxidoreductase: MSTTALGVAVIGAGMAGKAHAAGYRTAPTLYDSILPPVRLVSIADAYAPLAESTAKRFGFERHDTSWQAIAEADDIDVVSVVVANSLHREIVEALLAAGKHVLCEKPLSDTLDDALSMVAAADAASTVARIGLTFRRSPGIAHIRDLVQSGRIGRVLNVSGSYWTDYGCNPESPISWRYKGPNGSGALADVGSHLTYLAEFVAGTEFASVRGGSLSTVIPSRPKPLGVVVGHEGGAVSDEREAVENDDVAAFTGEFADGGTATLQVSRVAAGHPNTLTFEIFGEKGSASFDFRHPGEFQLFLPEQADAGYRTVTLGPVHPYWRGGLAMDAPGVGIGQNDGFVFQARAFLEEVAGISEADSLPRNAGFDEGLHNMLLIDAVARSAAAGGASIAVPSTIAVAS, translated from the coding sequence ATGAGCACGACCGCTCTCGGCGTCGCCGTGATCGGCGCCGGCATGGCCGGCAAGGCCCACGCCGCCGGTTACCGCACTGCCCCCACGCTGTACGACAGCATCCTTCCGCCCGTCCGGCTCGTATCGATCGCCGACGCCTACGCACCGCTGGCCGAGTCGACCGCGAAGCGGTTCGGGTTCGAGCGGCACGACACGTCGTGGCAGGCGATCGCCGAGGCCGACGACATCGACGTCGTGAGCGTCGTCGTCGCCAACTCGCTCCATCGTGAGATCGTCGAGGCACTGCTCGCCGCCGGCAAGCATGTGCTCTGCGAGAAGCCGCTCTCCGACACGCTCGACGACGCACTCAGCATGGTGGCTGCGGCCGACGCGGCCTCGACGGTCGCACGCATCGGCCTCACGTTCCGTCGCTCCCCCGGCATCGCACACATCCGCGACCTCGTGCAGTCGGGCCGCATCGGCCGGGTGCTCAACGTGAGCGGGTCCTACTGGACCGACTACGGCTGCAACCCCGAGTCGCCGATCAGCTGGCGCTACAAGGGCCCGAACGGATCAGGTGCTCTCGCCGACGTGGGCAGTCACCTCACCTACCTCGCCGAGTTCGTCGCCGGCACGGAGTTCGCTTCGGTCCGGGGAGGCAGCCTTTCCACCGTCATCCCCAGCCGCCCGAAGCCGCTGGGAGTCGTCGTCGGCCATGAGGGTGGCGCGGTGTCGGACGAGCGCGAGGCCGTTGAGAACGACGACGTCGCGGCGTTCACAGGGGAGTTCGCGGACGGTGGCACCGCCACATTGCAGGTGTCGCGCGTCGCGGCCGGCCACCCGAACACCCTCACGTTCGAGATCTTCGGCGAGAAGGGCTCTGCGTCGTTCGACTTCCGCCACCCCGGCGAGTTCCAGCTCTTCCTGCCGGAGCAGGCGGACGCCGGTTACCGCACAGTCACCCTCGGACCCGTGCACCCCTACTGGCGTGGCGGTCTCGCGATGGATGCCCCGGGTGTGGGCATCGGACAGAACGACGGCTTCGTCTTCCAGGCACGCGCGTTCCTCGAGGAGGTCGCCGGCATTTCCGAGGCAGACTCGCTGCCGCGCAACGCGGGCTTCGACGAGGGTCTGCACAACATGCTGCTCATCGATGCCGTCGCGCGGTCCGCCGCGGCGGGCGGAGCATCCATCGCCGTCCCCTCCACGATCGCCGTCGCGAGCTGA